The DNA segment AGTTTGCGTTCCCTTATCGGTAGGGAAAGCCCACTGGCAGCTTACGGCTGCTGAGGTAATGGTGATACCTCTTTCTTTTTCCTGCTCCATCCAGTCGGTAGTTGCAGCACCTTCATGCACCTCACCAATTCTGTGAATCATACCGGTGTAGCGCAGGATACGCTCGGTGGTAGTGGTTTTGCCGGCATCAATGTGAGCGGCGATACCAAAGTTGCGTTGTAATCTGAGATCAGCCATAAAAAATGAATATTTTAGTTTTCGGGCGGCAAAGGTAGTAAAATCTCCCAGAAATCAATGTTTTAAACTAAACTTAACACCTTTTGGGGAAAACATTTTTAGCCGCCTGTTTTACACGGTCGTCTCACCGGATATCACCCGTTAAAAGAATCATGGATCCGGCAATGGAACCCTGTGGCATCGCTTGTTGCGTCGCACCCTTGTACAGTATAGCCATGGGCATCACATCCGGGTGCAGCGGCGTAATAAACACGCTCTTCTTCCTGGTTCGCAGGTCAAAAAGAGCATCGAAAAAGCGTTTTCACCATACATGGTGCAATTTAAAAGTTTGAAAAGCGTGAAACATTTTTTATATTTCGTTACAACTGCTTTCCATCCCTTATGTTACAAGAAGAAAACCACACCAATAACGATCCGGTAAAATCTTATACCGCACAGGAGCAGGATCTGCTGGCCAGCACCGCTACAGGTGAAGAATTGTACCATTTTTACAACAGCTGGGGTAATGAACTGTATAATATAGACAAGGATTACGAAGCGGCAGAACGGCGCTACAGGCAAGCCATACAGCATCATCCGGATGCCTTTATCAGCTATTCAAACCTGGGGCTGGCATTACAAAAACTAGGTAAACCTGGTGATGCTGTAGAAGCATTTCGTAAATCCATTGAAATTGCAGACAGGCTACATCAAAAAAATGATGCAGCGTGGGAGCATCTGTGTGTCGAGATGGGTGCCCGCGGCGAATGGAAAAAAGCCGAGGAGCTTATACTCGGTCACAACGTCGCCAACCTGCATATATCCCGGTTTTACAATGCATGGGGCAATCACCTGCACAACGCCGGCGCTGATTATGCAGCTGCGGAACACAAATACCGGAAGGCTATCAGTTACAATCCTGATTCATTTATTGATTATAAAAACCTGGGCCTGGCATTGCAGATGCAAAATAAATCAGCCGAGGCCATAGCTGCATTCAGGCAGTCGATCGACATTGCAGGCCAGCAGCATGAAAAAAATGATTATGCCTGGGAATACATTGCTGTCGAGTCAGGTAAAGCAGGCGACTGGGAAAATGGTGAAAAAGAAATCACGTCAAATAATGTGGCTCCGCAAAATATCTCCCGTTTTTATAATGCATGGGGAAACAGCCTTTTTATAACAAAAAAGGATTATAAAGCAGCGGAAGAAAAATACATAAAGGCCACAGAATTTAACCCTGATTCGTACGTAGATTATAGAAATCTTGGTCTCTCATTGCAGGCGCAAAAAAAATATACGGAGTCTATCGCCAGCTTCCGCAAGGCAGGAGAAGTGTATAAAAAAGTTGTAGCCAATGGTGCTGCCAAATCTCAACACGAAAGCGATTATGTGGATGCTTTAAGCGACTGGGGATCGAGCCTGATACCTTTAGGAGAACTTGAAGAAGCTAAGCAAAAGTTCAATGAATGTATCAACATTAATCCTGGTTATGCCGGCGCTTATGAGAATCTTGCGTTTATTATGCACAAGGAAAAGAAGTACGATGAATCTCTTGCATACCTTAACAAGGCTTTACAATATAATCCTGATTCTACATGGGCTTATTTCCGTAAAGCACTGATTCATGAAGAGCGAAAGCAATACAACAGCGCCATTGCAAGCTATGAGCGGGTATTGGAAAAAGACCCGTCTGATGCTTTTGCCCAGCATAACATTGCCAACATTTACTGGACGCTGGGATCTTATAAAAAAGGCAAAGAAAAATGGAACGATACGGTAAGGCTATACAAACGCTGGATGACCGAAAAGCGCGGCATTGACAATGATGACAATTTTTATTTTTATTACGGCTGGATTTTGAATGAAATATTTGGTTCCAAAGAAGAAGCAAGGTCTATACTTAAGATCGGGTTAGCGGCAGACTCTAAAAACCATAAGATTTTGTACGCGCTTGCAACACTTTACAAACAGGTGTCTGACGAAGATAATGCCGAAAGGGCGCAAATGCTATGGCAATCCCGTGAATACCTGGTGGAGGCCAGGAACATTATTCAAAACAAACTTATTGCTGCTGAAATTACCGATGTAAGTCTGCTTACAGATATGGTGCAGCTGTTGCTGGAATCAAACGACTTTCATTTTGCTACCATATTGTTGTATAACAGGGACGACATACATACCCCTCTTAAAAAGAAGTTTTCAGAAGTATTGGAATTGCTCGAAGAACGTAGCCCTGATTCTGCTTTGGTAAAAGCATTGATTGGGATATATCATAGCCGTATGGAAGACTACAAGAAAGCCGCTGTTTATTTTAAACAGTCCCTGGCTTACAATGAAGATGATATTACGATATGGAGCAACCTGGCCGAAACGTACTTAAACCAGCAATTGTTTGAGCTTGCGTACAAAGAGTACAGTAAAATTCTGCAAAAAGCAGAATGCCATGTAGAATCACTGATTGGTTTGGGTGAATGCTGTATAAGGTCTGCAGAAAAAGACGACCCGGATTTGTACGATGCCGCACTCAGGCATTTCAATAAAGCGCTGGACTTATCACGCACAGGCGAAGGTTCTAAAGTGCTGCACAATAAAGAAAAATCTGCATTGCTTTATTCGCGTGGTTTTGTTACTGTGCAGATTTATGAAAGCAGGAAAGACAGTTCCGCAACACTGCTTATAAAGGCTTTGAGTGATTTTAAAGAATCGTATAAGCTGGATAAAGACCGTTACAAAGCAAAGATTGCCTGCGATAAAATAAAACAACGGTTGAGCCTGCTTTCTTCAAAGCGAACGACTGAGAAGTTTGGACCGGGACTTATCTTTTTCCTTTCTTTGTTTGTGTTTGTAACTATCCAGGTATTGTTTTTCAAATCTTACTTCTTCAGCCAGAAGGCAATCATAGATTTTACAGCGTATTCGCTGTTTACTTTTGGCAGTATAGTCTTTATGATTGCTGCGCTGTATCTGCCCAACGTTTTAAAATTAAAAGTTGCAGGTATAGAACTGGAGAAGAGTTCTATTGATCTGATAGCAGTAAGCGGTAATCTTGGGATAAGCAGAGATGTGGTAATGTCTGCCAATTCATTTTCGTAAAGAATCGTTGATATTTCAATCGCTTTTATAGAGTGATTTAAAGTGCAAAAGAAAATGTAATGCTTAAAATAATTGCCTGCAGATTAATTTATATTCCATACCTTTGCCCTGTCAATTTGAGTTTTACAGCATTTGGTAAGTGAACGTCTTTTCTGCTAAGTTTTTTTGTCAGTTATTAGTCTTCTTTACGTCTGCTTTTTTCTCAAGTATTTATTTAAATTTTATCAGTTAAGCATGAACATTTATGTTTCAAACTTAAGCTTCGCCGTACAGGACGATGACTTAAGAGGATTTTTTGAAGAATACGGCGAAGTATCTTCAGCAAAAGTTATTATGGACAAATTTACAAACCGTAGCCGTGGCTTTGGTTTCGTGGAAATGCCCAGCAACGAAGCGGCTCAGAAAGCTATCAAAGAACTTGATGGTGCAACTGTAGACGGTCGTGCGATAAGGGTTAACGAAGCAAAACCAAGAGAAGACAGGCCGAAAAGGTCTTTCTCAAACTCTAACAGCCGCTGGTAATAATTACCATAAGCTTATTAAAAAAAGCGTTCAGCAATGAACGCTTTTTTTATTGGGCATTGTAATGTTATTATATAAGCTGTTTAGTGAATTGGCCTGCTATAGGTGAAAATGCTTTGGTGGGTGGAAATGCTGCATGCAAAAACCGGAACGCCACAGTCGCCATAACAACCGAACGTACAAGTGAGTGACACAAAAGGCGATGCCATGAAAAACTACATTTGGTACAATAAATACATCCAGTTTTCACGCCATGAAATGCTGCCGCTGAAACAACAACCGTTAAATCATTCAGTGCAACTAAAACTACTATGGAAACAATCCTGTATCAACCAGTCTATACAGGTGAAACCTTTGCATGGTATGTTTGGAGAAAGTGTTTTTTGTATCATGTAAAGTTCCGGCTTTAAGGTGTGCAATTTTTGTTAGAAGTGTACAATTAACATTTGCCACAGTTACAGCAGATTTCCCTAATTTCACGCCCTTGAACTAAGTTGGAATTTGTGAGAGTGGCATAAAAACAGACCCCAGAATGAAAGCTATCATACCGGTTGCCGGCGCAGGTGCAAAACTTCGGCCGCATACATATACACAACCAAAGGCATTAATACCAATTGCAGGTAAAACGATACTTAGCTTTATTGTTGATCAGCTACATAATGCAGGCATAAACGAGTTTATTTTTATTGTTGGTTATTTGGGCGAGAAAATACAGGACTACGTTAAACAGACTTACCCCCATTTGCAGTGTCATTTTGTGTACCAGAACGAGCGCCAGGGTACGGGGCATGCTATAGAACTGGCACGTAATATTGTGGGGCAGGATGAAGTATTTGTTTCGCTGGGCGATACGATATGTGATTATGACGTAAAAGAAATACTGGAAAGCGAATACAGTATGCTTGGTGTAAAAAAAGTAGATGACCCAAGGACGTTTGGCGTGGCCGAAATTGACGACGAAGGGTTTATATCTCACGTTGTTGAAAAGCCATCGATACCTAAAAGCAATATGGCTTTGGTTGGTTTGTATAAAATAAAAGAGACACACTTTTTGTTTGAATGCCTGCACCACCTGTTTACTGCAGATATTAAATCTTACGGAGAATATAACCTTACCGATGCGCTGGATTGTATGATAAAGCGTGGGGCGAGGTTTAAACCTTTCAAGGTAAAGAA comes from the Panacibacter microcysteis genome and includes:
- a CDS encoding tetratricopeptide repeat protein translates to MLQEENHTNNDPVKSYTAQEQDLLASTATGEELYHFYNSWGNELYNIDKDYEAAERRYRQAIQHHPDAFISYSNLGLALQKLGKPGDAVEAFRKSIEIADRLHQKNDAAWEHLCVEMGARGEWKKAEELILGHNVANLHISRFYNAWGNHLHNAGADYAAAEHKYRKAISYNPDSFIDYKNLGLALQMQNKSAEAIAAFRQSIDIAGQQHEKNDYAWEYIAVESGKAGDWENGEKEITSNNVAPQNISRFYNAWGNSLFITKKDYKAAEEKYIKATEFNPDSYVDYRNLGLSLQAQKKYTESIASFRKAGEVYKKVVANGAAKSQHESDYVDALSDWGSSLIPLGELEEAKQKFNECININPGYAGAYENLAFIMHKEKKYDESLAYLNKALQYNPDSTWAYFRKALIHEERKQYNSAIASYERVLEKDPSDAFAQHNIANIYWTLGSYKKGKEKWNDTVRLYKRWMTEKRGIDNDDNFYFYYGWILNEIFGSKEEARSILKIGLAADSKNHKILYALATLYKQVSDEDNAERAQMLWQSREYLVEARNIIQNKLIAAEITDVSLLTDMVQLLLESNDFHFATILLYNRDDIHTPLKKKFSEVLELLEERSPDSALVKALIGIYHSRMEDYKKAAVYFKQSLAYNEDDITIWSNLAETYLNQQLFELAYKEYSKILQKAECHVESLIGLGECCIRSAEKDDPDLYDAALRHFNKALDLSRTGEGSKVLHNKEKSALLYSRGFVTVQIYESRKDSSATLLIKALSDFKESYKLDKDRYKAKIACDKIKQRLSLLSSKRTTEKFGPGLIFFLSLFVFVTIQVLFFKSYFFSQKAIIDFTAYSLFTFGSIVFMIAALYLPNVLKLKVAGIELEKSSIDLIAVSGNLGISRDVVMSANSFS
- a CDS encoding RNA recognition motif domain-containing protein gives rise to the protein MNIYVSNLSFAVQDDDLRGFFEEYGEVSSAKVIMDKFTNRSRGFGFVEMPSNEAAQKAIKELDGATVDGRAIRVNEAKPREDRPKRSFSNSNSRW
- a CDS encoding sugar phosphate nucleotidyltransferase; translated protein: MKAIIPVAGAGAKLRPHTYTQPKALIPIAGKTILSFIVDQLHNAGINEFIFIVGYLGEKIQDYVKQTYPHLQCHFVYQNERQGTGHAIELARNIVGQDEVFVSLGDTICDYDVKEILESEYSMLGVKKVDDPRTFGVAEIDDEGFISHVVEKPSIPKSNMALVGLYKIKETHFLFECLHHLFTADIKSYGEYNLTDALDCMIKRGARFKPFKVKNWFDCGKKETLLESNATLLKKFGGKINESVQSENSIIVPPVSIGPGCVLKNAIIGPHVAIGANTTVQYSILRDSIIGSYTNLYEVVLDNSLIGSDASVKGLSRSLNIGDNTEIDFG